CTTTTGCAAGATCATATCTCCTGTATCAATCTCATGGCGCAAGAAGAAAGTTGTTACTCCTGTTTCTGTTTCACCATTCATGATTGCCCAGTTGATAGGTGCTGCACCTCTGTACTGAGGAAGGAGTGATCCGTGAAGGTTGAAAGTACCGAGTTCTGGCATATCCCAAACAGCTACAGGAAGCATACGGAAAGCCACTACAATTTGAAGGTTCGCATTGTAGCTTTTTAGTTCTTCCAAAAATTCAGGATTCTTCAAATTGGTCGGTTGAAGAACAGTCAAGTTGTGCTTGAGTGCACATTCTTTTACAGGCGATTGCTGCAATTTACGTCCTCGTCCTGCTGGTTTGTCAGGAGCTGTGATTACAGCTACTACATTATAGTTATTAGCTACTAGTACTTCTAGAGAGGGAACCGCAAAATCGGGTGTTCCCATGAAAATAATACGTAGGTCTTTCTTCATATGCTTATCGAATGGCTGAAAATAGAAGTCTTATACCTTCCAACCATTTATTTATGGCTCAAGTTCTTATAGAAATTCTCAATATGTAATTCACTTCTTCGGATACATTTCAGTACCCAGCGCATAGCCAGTACTTGACGTTCATCTTCTGACATTTGCCATGCAATGTTTTCGTCTTTTCTGAGTTTCGTAGCTATGGTATTTAGGCAAAGGGCGGTACTTACAGAAAGGTTAAAACTTTCGGTAAAGCCATACATTGGGATTTTGATTTGGTAGTCGGCTTGTTCCATCGCTTGATCAGTCAAACCTGTACTTTCTGTACCCATCATGAAAGCTACTTTTTCATTGACAGGAAGCTCGTCTAAAGTCATTTCGGCATGAGGGCTTGTTGCAACAAGTTTAAACCCTTCTCCTTTTAACTTATCCAATGCTGATTGAGTAGAAGTATATCTGTGGATATCGACCCATTTAGCAGCCCCTTTTAGTACTTTTCGGTTCAAGTTATATCTGTGATTAACCTCAACCACATGCACATCTTGTATTCCGAAACAATCTGCAGACCTGATAACAGCACTTGCATTTTGCTCTTGATAAATATCCTCTAAAAGTACAGTGACATGTCTTGTACGTTCAGCCAATACTCTTGCAAAATGTTGACGTTTATTTTCGGTCATAAATGCCGCTAAGTAGGCATATAAGTCTTTATCACGGTAATCTATATCCAAGATTTTCTCCTCCCAATACATAAGTCCCTTTCTATTTGAAAACGCAATTTACGTTTTGAAAAAGTTAGAATAAATAAATTGCTCAGAAAAGCTATTTCTTCAGAAGAATAAAAAGGATGTAGAATGGTCAATTTGTTAATGTTTGGGAATCGCTAAAGGCTGAAGAGTAAAATTTTATGCTGATATAGTATATTTATAATGTTAGTGTATTTGGTACACCTAACAATGAGAGATGTTATAAATCAATCGATAAAATGGAATAGGAATCTCATTAGAATAGATTGATTTTTGACACATCTTTTTTAATTAAGCTTGTATTAATTGCAAGCAAAGTCACTTTTTGAACGAAAAACAGGGATATATCTTCAAAAAATAGCAACAATAATGAGTTTGGTGATATTGCTTCTGTTTCATTCGTTGAAAAATGCGTAAAATTAGAATTTTTAAACAGAACTCTTTCAAA
The sequence above is drawn from the Sediminitomix flava genome and encodes:
- the fmt gene encoding methionyl-tRNA formyltransferase, which gives rise to MKKDLRIIFMGTPDFAVPSLEVLVANNYNVVAVITAPDKPAGRGRKLQQSPVKECALKHNLTVLQPTNLKNPEFLEELKSYNANLQIVVAFRMLPVAVWDMPELGTFNLHGSLLPQYRGAAPINWAIMNGETETGVTTFFLRHEIDTGDMILQKKEPIADSDTVGDVYGRLMNIGGEAVLETVKLIEEDKVNPIPQPMDVELKSAPKIFKETCEVDFSKTTKDVYDFIRGLSPYPAAWTEIEGVTYKLFNVEKVMDEKLEGDEKGYVTDNKTFFYIKTADGYISVKNWQMQGKKRMDIEAFLRGKQF
- a CDS encoding TrmH family RNA methyltransferase, with product MYWEEKILDIDYRDKDLYAYLAAFMTENKRQHFARVLAERTRHVTVLLEDIYQEQNASAVIRSADCFGIQDVHVVEVNHRYNLNRKVLKGAAKWVDIHRYTSTQSALDKLKGEGFKLVATSPHAEMTLDELPVNEKVAFMMGTESTGLTDQAMEQADYQIKIPMYGFTESFNLSVSTALCLNTIATKLRKDENIAWQMSEDERQVLAMRWVLKCIRRSELHIENFYKNLSHK